A segment of the Bradyrhizobium sp. CCBAU 53340 genome:
CGGCGCCAAGGTCACCGACATCGTCGTGCTGGTGGTCGCGGCCGATGACGGCGTGATGCCGCAGACGGTCGAGGCCATCAACCACGCCAAGGCGGCCCGCGTGCCGATCATCGTTGCCATCAACAAGATCGACAAGCCCGACGCCAAGCCCGAGCGCGTCCGCACCGAGCTGCTTCAGCACGAGGTGCAGGTCGAGTCGTTCGGCGGCGACGTCGTCGACGTCGAGGTGTCCGCCAAGAACAAGACCAATCTCGACAAGCTGCTCGAGATGATCGCGCTCCAGGCCGACATCCTCGAGCTGAAGACCAATTCGGAGCGTCCGGCCGAAGGCACCGTGATCGAAGCCAAGCTCGATCGCGGCCGTGGTCCGGTTGCCACCGTGCTGGTCCAGCGCGGCACGCTGCGGGTCGGTGACATCATCGTCGCCGGCGCCGAGATGGGGCGTGTCCGCGCGCTGATCTCGGATCAGGGCGAGACGGTGCAGGAAGCCGGCCCCTCGGTGCCGGTCGAAGTGCTCGGCTTCAACGGTCCGCCGGAAGCCGGCGATCGTCTCGCCGTGGTCGAGAACGAAGCCCGCGCCCGTCAGGTCACCAGCTATCGCGCGCACCAGAAGCGCGAGAACGCGGCGGCCTCGATCTCCGGCATGCGCGGCTCGCTCGAGCAGATGATGTCGCAGCTGAAGACGGCGGGCCGCAAGGAGTTCCCGCTGATCGTCAAGGCCGACGTGCAGGGCTCGCTGGAAGCGATCCTCGGCTCGCTGGAGAAGCTCGGCACCGACGAAGTCGCAGCCCGCATCCTGCATGCCGGCGTCGGCGGCATCTCGGAATCCGACGTGACGCTCGCGGAAGGTTTCAACGCCGCGATCATCGGCTTCTCGGTTCGTGCCAACAAGGAGGCTGCTGCAGCCGCCAAGCGCAACGGCATCGAGATCCGCTACTACAACATCATCTACGACCTCGTGGACGACGTGAAGAAGGCGATGAGCGGCCTGCTCGCGCCGACCTTGCGCGAAACCATGCTGGGCAATGCCGAGATCCTGGAGATCTTCAACATCTCCAAGGTCGGCAAGGTTGCCGGCTGCCGCGTCACCGACGGCACCGTGGAACGCGGCGCCAATGTGCGCCTGATCCGCGACAACGTCGTCGTGCACGAAGGCAAGCTGTCGACGCTGAAGCGCTTCAAGGATGAAGTGAAGGAAGTCCAGTCCGGTCAGGAATGCGGCATGGCCTTCGAGAACTATCACGACATGCGTGCCGGTGACGTCATCGAGTGTTATCGCGTGGAGACGATCCAGCGCTCCCTGTAAGTCCAAATCTTACCGAAGCGCCCGGATCTATTTGAGCTGAAATTGCGGGAGTGCGATGGCCGGATTTTTTCCGGCCATCCACGCTCCATTCGTTTCAACAGGACAAATGACAATGCTCGTGTCCCAACGCGGGCACGTTGAGGTGATTTTCGACCATGCCGCGCCATCATCAGAAAAAGAGTTCCGCGCCCGGCGGCTCGCAGCGACAGCTGCGTGTCGGCGAGCAGGTTCGCCACGCGATAGCCGATATTCTGGCGCAAGGCAGCGTGCATGATGCGGACCTCGAAGGCCACATCATCACCGTGCCGGAGGTGCGGATGTCGCCCGACCTGAAGCTCGCGACAATCTACGTGATGCCGCTCGGTGGCCGTGACACCGAGCTTGTCCTCACTGCGCTCGACCGCAACAAGAAATTCCTGCGCGGCGAAGTCGCGCGGCGCGTTAACCTGAAATTTGCACCTGATATTCGTTTCCGCGTCGACGAACGATTCGACGAAGCGGAACGGATCGAGAAGCTTTTGCGAACGCCTGCGGTGCAGAAGGATTTGGACAAGGATCTGGACAAGAATCCGGATTCGGATCGGGAAGAAGAGCAATGATGGTGGACCCGGCTCACGGCACGATCGGCAGCGACGAGGCCGATGCGCGCGAGGCGCAGCAAAATAATTTTGCAGATGTCGGCGGCGGTTCTCAGCCGCATCAGGAGGCGCGTCGCGTCAACAACGACCCGCGCGCGGGCAAGCAGAAGGGCAATCAGGTGCGCCGCGACCGGCGCGACGTGCACGGCTGGGTCGTGCTCGACAAGCCGATCGGGATGACCTCGACGCAGGCCGTTGCCGTGCTCAAGCGGCTGTTCAACGCCAAGCGCGCGGGCCATGCCGGCACGCTCGACCCGCTCGCCTCGGGCGGCCTGCCGATCGCGCTGGGCGAAGCCACCAAGACGGTTCCTTTCGTGATGGACGGCCGCAAGCGCTACCGCTTCACCGTGTGCTGGGGCGAGGAACGCGACACCGACGACATCGAGGGCCAGGTCACCGCGACCTCGGACCAGCGCCCGACCCGCGAGGCCATCGAAGCCCTGCTGCCCCGCTTCACCGGGGTGATCGAGCAGGTCCCGCCGCGTTATTCGGCGATCAAGGTCCAGGGCGAGCGGGCCTATGACCTCGCCCGCGACGGCGAGGTCGTGGAACTGGCGCCCCGGCCGGTCGAGATTCACCATTTAACCCTTGTAGATCAACCAGATAACGATCGGGCCGTGTTCGAGGCAGAATGCGGCAAGGGCACCTATGTCCGGGCGCTGGCCCGCGATATGGGCCGGATTCTCGGCACTTACGGCCATATCTGCGCGCTCCGGCGGACCCTGGTCGGCCCATTCAGCGAAAATGACATGATTCCGCTGGATCAGTTGGAGGCTTTGTGCGATAGAGCCGCGTCCGGCGAGGGAAGCCTCGCCGACGCGCTGATGCCCGTTGAGACCGCGCTGGACGACATCCCGGCACTGGCCGTCACTCGGGCTGATGCGGCAAGGCTCCATAGGGGCCAGGCCGTTTTGTTGCGCGGACGGGATGCGCCCACAAGTAGCGGCACAGTCTATGTCACGGTGGCAGGCCGTCTTTTGGCGCTTGCTGAAGTTGGCAATGGCGAAATCATCCCCAAGCGTGTGTTTAACCTGACCGGCTTGACTGCCTCAACCGGTCGCAACGAGAGAAATTGACGATGTCGATTGCCGCAGAACGCAAAGCGGAAGTCATCAAGACGAATGCCACCAAGGCCGGGGATACCGGCTCGCCAGAGGTTCAGGTCGCGATCCTGTCGGAACGCATCAACAACCTCACCAACCATTTCAAGACCCACGTGAAGGACAACCATTCGCGTCGTGGCCTCTTGAAGCTGGTCTCGACCCGCCGCTCGCTCCTCGACTACCTTAAGAAGAAGGACGAGGCGCGATACAAGGCGCTGCTCGAGAAGCACAACATTCGTCGTTAAGAGTTCTTGCGCGCGCCACTGGCGCGCGTTTTAGCGCGTGGTTTCGAGCGAAAGCGCTTATTTCAGGGTTTTTGATCGAGGCTCACGCGTACGTCCGGTGCGGGCCATGACGCTTCGCATCCGGGGGCATGAGGCGAGAAGACCGCGGTTCGGTGTTCGCGCTCGTGCCGACTGACAGTCCAGCAGCAATCCGGCGGCTGGGCGCAACGGGCAAGGTGCCCGTATGACCCGAAAGGATGGACGCCATCCGACATCCAAAAACCATGGCAGGATCGCAGGACGCTGATCGCCCGCTCCGATCAGCGTCCTGCAATCTTGACATGGTTTTTGTTTTTCGAGCCGTCCCTTCTTTCGAGAACCCATGAAAGAAGACCTCTATGTTCAATAAGCATTCAGTCGAGATCGACTGGGGCGGACGCCCTCTCAAGCTCGAAACCGGCAAGATCGCTCGCCAGGCCGACGGCGCCGTCATCGCCACCTATGGCGAGACCGTGGTGCTGGCCACCGTCGTCGCGGCGAAGGCGCCGCGTGAAGGCGTCGACTTCCTGCCGCTGACCGTCGACTACCAGGAAAAGACCTACGCAGCCGGCCGCATCCCCGGCGGCTATTTCAAGCGCGAGGGCCGTCCGACCGAGAAGGAGACGCTGGTCTCCCGCCTGATCGACCGTCCGATCCGTCCGCTGTTCGTCGACGGCTGGCGCAACGAAACCCAGGTGATCGCCACCGTGCTGTCGCACGACATGGAGAACGATCCTGACATCGTCGCTCTCGTGGCCTCCTCGGCTGCGCTGACCCTGTCCGGCGCGCCGTTCAAGGGCCCGATCGGCGCCGCCCGCGTCGGCTTCGCCAATGACGAGTTCATTCTCAACCCGACGCTCGACGAGATGGTCGACACCCAGCTCGACCTCGTCGTCGCCGGCACCGCCGACGCCGTGCTGATGGTGGAATCGGAAGCCAAGGAGCTGAACGAAGACATCATGCTCGGCGCCGTGATGTTCGGTCACCGCCACTTCCAGCCGGTGATCAACGCGATCATCGAGCTCGCCGAGAAGGCCGCCAAGGAGCCGCGCGAAGTCACCGTGATCGACAACGCCGCGCTCGAGAAGGAAATGCTCGGCCTCGTCGAGACGGAGCTGCGCGCCGCCTACGCCATTCCGGTCAAGCAGGATCGCTACGCCGCGGTCGGCAAGGTCAAGGAAAAGGTGATCGCCCACTACTTCCCCGAAGGGCAGGAGCCGAAATACGACAAGCTGCGCGTCGCCGCCGTGTTCAAGGAGCTCGAGGCGAAGATCGTTCGCTGGAACATCCTCGACACCGGCAAGCGCATCGACGGCCGTGACGTCAAGACCGTGCGCAACATCATCGCCGAAGTCGGCGTGCTGCCCCGCGCCCACGGCTCGGCGCTGTTCACCCGCGGCGAGACCCAGGCGATGGTCGTGACCACGCTCGGCACCGGCGAGGACGAGCAGTACATCGACGCGCTGTCGGGAACGTACAAGGAGACGTTCCTGCTGCACTACAACTTCCCTCCCTACTCGGTCGGTGAGACCGGTCGCCTCGGTGGCACCAAGCGTCGCGAGATCGGCCACGGCAAGCTCGCCTGGCGCGCGATCCACCCGGTGCTGCCGCCGCATCACGAGTTCCCCTACACCGTGCGCGTGGTCTCGGAGATCACCGAATCCAACGGCTCCTCGTCGATGGCTTCGGTCTGCGGCGCCTCGCTCGCGCTGATGGACGCCGGCGTGCCGATGAAGCGGCCGACCGCGGGCATCGCGATGGGCCTGATCCTCGAGGACAAGCGCTTCGCGGTTCTCTCGGATATCCTCGGTGACGAGGACCATCTCGGCGACATGGACTTCAAGGTCGCAGGTACCGAAGCGGGCATCACCTCGCTCCAGATGGACATCAAGATCGAGGGCATCACCGAAGAGATCATGAAGGTCGCTCTCGGCCAGGCCAAGGAAGGTCGTATCCACATCCTCGGCGAGATGGCCAAGGCGCTCACCAACGCCCGCGCCGAGCTCGGCGAATACGCGCCGCGCATCGAGACCTTCAAGATCGCCACCGACAAGATCCGCGAAGTGATCGGCACCGGCGGCAAGGTGATCCGCGAGATCGTCGAGAAGACCGGCGCCAAGGTCAACATCGAGGACGACGGCACCGTGAAGGTCGCCTCCAGCGACGGCGAGGCGATGAAGGCCGCGATCAAGTGGATCAAGTCGATCGCGTCCGATCCGGAAGTCGGCCAGATCTATGACGGCACCGTCGTCAAGGTGATGGAGTTCGGCGCCTTCGTGAACTTCTTCGGTTCGAAGGACGGTCTGGTTCACATCAGCCAGCTCGCGGCCAACCGCGTGCAGAAGACCTCCGACGTCGTCAAGGAAGGCGACAAGGTCAAGGTCAAGCTGCTCGGCTTCGACGATCGCGGCAAGACCCGCCTGTCGATGAAGGTGGTCGACCAGACCACCGGCGAAGACCTCGAAGGCAAGGACAAGGGCGGCGAAGGCGAGAAGGCCCCGCGCGAAGCGGCGGGCGAGTAATCGCTTTAAGCCACGTCAGAAACACGAAGGGCGGCCGAGAGGCCGCCCTTTTTGTTTGTCGCTTGCTTCGGGCGATCCGCGCCCCCTCTCCCGCTTGCGGGAGAGGGTTGGGGAGAGGGTGCTTCTGCGACGAAGATCCCCCAAGAGGAGAGAGCCCTCACCCGGATCACTGCGCGATCCGACCTCTCCCGCACGCGGGAGAGGTGGAGCAACACCGCGTCAGGACGCCGCGATGTCGAACCGGTCGAGATTCATCACCTTGGTCCAGGCCTTGGCGAAATCAGCCACGAACTGCTGCTTGGCATCCGACGAGGCATAGACCTCGGCGAAGGCACGGAGCTGCGAGTGCGAGCCGAAGATCAGATCGGCGCGCGTGGCGGTCCACTTCACCGCGTTGGTCTTGCGGTCGCGGCCCTCGTAGGAGCCGTCGGCCGCCGGCGTCCATGCCGTGCTCATGTCGAGCAGGTTGACGACGTAGTCGTTGGAGAGCGTGCCCACCTTGGAGGTGAAAACGCCGTGCTTCGACCCGTTCGCATTGGCGCCGAGCACGCGCAGACCGCCGACCAGCACGGTCAGCTCAGGCCCCGTGAGCTTGAGAAGCTGCGCGCGATCGACGAGCGCCTCTTCCTGCTGCAGGAACTGCTGCTTCTTGCCGACATAGTTGCGGAAGCCATCGGCCCGCGGCTCGAGCGGAGCAAAGGAGGCCGCATCAGTCTGCTCCTGCGAGGCATCCATGCGGCCCGGCGTGAAACCAACCTTGACGTCGACGCCGGCGTCCTTGGCGGCCTTCTCGACCGCGGCTGTGCCACCGAGAACGATCAGGTCGGCTAGCGAGACCTTCTTCGCACCGACGCTGAACTCCTTCTGGATCGCTTCCAGCTTGCCGAGCACCTTGGCGAGCTGGGCCGGCTGGTTGACCTCCCAGTCCTTCTGCGGGGCAAGACGGATGCGCGCACCGTTGGCGCCGCCGCGCTTGTCCGAACCACGGAACGTCGAGGCCGACGCCCACGCGGTCGAGACCAGCTCGGACACCGACAGGCCCGAGGCCAGGATCTTGCTCTTCAGCGCCGCGATGTCCTGATCAGAGACCAGCTCGTGATTCACGGCCGGGATCGGATCCTGCCAGATCAGCGTCTCCTTCGGCACCAGCGGACCGAGATAGCGCTGGATCGGGCCCATGTCGCGATGGGTGAGCTTGAACCAGGCGCGGGCGAATGCGTCCGCGAACTGATCCGGGTTTTCGAGGAAGCGACGCGAGATCTTCTCATAGGCCGGATCGAAGCGCAGCGAGAGATCGGTCGTCAGCATCGTCGGCCGATGCTTCTTCGACTTGTCGAACGGATCAGGAATGATCGCGTCGGCGCCCTTGGCGGTCCACTGGTTCGCGCCGCCCGGGCTCTTCGTCAGCTCCCATTCGTACTTGAACAGGTTCTCGAAGAAGTTGTTGCTCCACTTCGTCGGCGTCGTGGTCCAGGTCACTTCAAGACCGCTGGTGATGGAATCACCGGCAAGACCCGAGGCGTGCTTGCTCTTCCAGCCGAGGCCCTGATCTTCCAGCGCGCCCGCTTCCGGCTCCGGACCAACCAGCGACGGATCGCCCGCGCCATGGGTCTTGCCGAAGGTGTGGCCGCCCGCGATCAGCGCGACGGTCTCTTCGTCGTTCATCGCCATGCGGAAGAAGGTCTCGCGGATGTCCTTGGCCGCGGCGAGCGGATCCGGCTTGCCGTTCGGGCCTTCCGGATTGACGTAGATGAGGCCCATCTGCACGGCGCCGAGCGGCTCGGCGAGCTGGCGTTCGCCGCTGTAGCGCTCATCGCCCAGCCAGGTGCCTTCGGGACCCCAATAGAGCTCTTCCGGCTCCCAGACATCGGCACGACCACCGGCGAAGCCGAACGTCTTGAAGCCCATCGACTCCAGCGCGACGTTGCCGGCGAGCACCATCAGGTCGGCCCAGGAAATCTTGCGGCCATATTTCTGCTTGATCGGCCAGAGCAGCCGGCGCGCCTTGTCGAGGTTGGCGTTGTCGGGCCAGGAGTTGAGCGGAGCAAAACGCTGCTGACCGGCTCCGGCGCCGCCGCGGCCGTCGGTGATGCGATAGGTGCCGGCGCTGTGCCAGGCCATGCGGATCATGAGACCGCCATAGTGACCGAAATCGGCGGGCCACCATTCCTGCGAATCCGTCATCAGGGCGGTGAGGTCCTTGATGACCGCGTTCAGGTCGAGCGTCTTGAATTCCTTGGCGTAATCGAACGCCTCGCCCATCGGATCGGACAGGCTGGAATTCTTGTGCAGCATCTCGATGCTGAGGTTGGTGGGCCACCAGTCGCGGTTCGCTGGCACGCGTTTGCCGCCCGAAAACGGGCACTTCGAAGTGTCGTCCATGAATACCTCCTCTGGTGGCGTCGTACTCGCGCCTTTGACCAGGTGGAATCACTCTAGGCGCCGCCTTCGATCAGGGGAAGTTGACTTTAATGATCGCTGCGATAGGTTTTTCTGATGATCAATCTCACACTGCGCCAGCTCCGCTATTTCGACGCATTGGCGCGCCATGGTCATTTCGGCCGCGCCGCGGAGGCCTGTTCCATCTCGCAGCCGGCGCTGTCGATGCAGATCAAGGAACTGGAGGAAGCGCTGGGCGGGCTGCTGCTCGAGCGCAGCGCCCGGCAGGTCGCGCTGACGCGCTTCGGCGAGGAGCTCGCGCAGCGCGTCCGTGACATCCTGCGTTCGGTCGATGAGCTCGGCGATTTCGCCCGCGCCTCGCAGGACCGGTTTGCCGGGCGGTTGCGCATCGGCATGATCCCGACGATTGCGCCCTATCTGCTGCCCAAGATCACCAAGAATCTGACGCGCATGCACCCGGAGCTCGACATTCGCGTGCGCGAGACGATGACGCCGCGGCTGATCCAGGAGCTGGTCGAGGGCCGGCTCGACACCGCCATCGTGGCGCTGCCGGTATCCGAACCCTCGCTCACCGAGGTCGCCCTGTTCGAGGAGAAATTCCTGCTGGTGCGGCCGGGCACGGATGCGGGCACGCCAGCGCCCTCGCGCGAGATGATGCGCGAGATGCGGCTGTTGCTGCTCGAGGAGGGCCATTGTTTCCGCGACCAGGCGCTGTCGTTCTGCAACATGCAGTCGGCGCCGCCGCGCGAGATGCTGGATGCGAATTCGCTGTCGACGCTGGTGCAGATGGTCAGCGCAGGCATCGGCGTCACGCTGATTCCGGAAATGGCGGTGTCGGTGGAGACGCGATCGGCGTCCGTCTCGCTGTCGCGCTTCCGTGACCCCGAGCCCTCGCGCACCATCGGCATGGTCTGGCGCAAGACCAGCCCGCTGGCGCGGCAGCTGCTGCAAATCTCCGAAGTGGTCTGCCTGTCGGCCGGCAAGGCGCGCCCGCGACAGGCTGCGCGCAGCCAGAAGGTTTGAGGCCGCGGTGTCAGATCCCATCATCCGCCCCGCCCGCACCGACGAATATGACGAGATCGGCCGCGTCTGGATGGAGAGCTGGGTCTCGACCGGCCTCGCCGAGGCCAGCAACTTCCTGCTGGCGAATTTGCGTGCCCGCATCCGGCGCGAGATCGAGGACGGCTGGAGCCTGTTCGTCGCCGACGATCAGGGCGCCATCGCCGCGATGTTGGCGCTGCATCTGCCAAAGCTCTATCTAGATCAGCTCTTCGTCGCGCCCAGCTATCAAGGGCGATCGATCGGTCGGCAACTGCTCGCGTTCACGCGAACTCAATTGCCTGACGAGATAGAACTGCGCTGCGTCCGTGAGAACGAGAAGGCCTGGCGCTGGTACGAGCGCGAGGGATTTGAGTTCGAGCGGGAGGAGATTTCTCCGGTGACCGGCTTCACGATGAAGTGCTACCGGTGGCAGAGACGCTAGGCGCGATCACGCGCGAAGGCGGAGCAAAGCGACATTGACCGACATGTCGCCTCGAACGCTCTCGATCGCCTGGGCGTAGTGCGTTGCTTATCCGAGGAAGACGCGCAATAAATCCGATCTACGCTTCCTGGCAATGAAAGGTTCGCTCCCGTCATGATCAAGCTCTATTGGTCGCCTCGCTCGCGTTCGTTCTCGACGCTCTGGCTGATGGAAGAGAGCGGGCTGCCCTATGAGCGCGTGCTGACCGACATTTCGACGGGCGCGCAGAAGGCGCCGGACTATTTGAAGATCAATCCGATGGGCAAGGTGCCGGCGCTCGCCGACGGCGATGCGGCGCTCGGCGAGGCCGCTGCGATCTGCGCTTATGTCGCCGATCGCTATCCGGAGACGAAGCTGGCGCCTGATGTGACCGACCCGCGTCGCGCACGGTATCTGCAATGGCTGTTCTTCTCGCCGAGCTGTATCGAGCCCGCGATCATCCAGATCTTCACCAAGATCGAGGTGCCGACCTCGACCGCGGCCTGGGGCAGCGCGACGCAGGTGTTCGACGTGCTGGAGGCTGCGCTCGAAAAGGGGCCGTGGATTCTCGGCGAGGAATTTTCCGCAGCCGACATCACGATCGGCGCGGGGCTGAATTTCGCGGTGCGCCTGTTCAAGATGGTGCCGTCGCGCCCGGCCTTCGACGCCTATATCGCGCGCTGCATGGCGCGGCCGGCGTTTCAGCGCGCGGAGAAGATCGCGGCGGGTTGACTATTCCGGGGTCTTCAAATCGTCCGGCCGCGGCATCAGCACGATGTTGTAGCCGGAATCGACATAGTGGATCTCGCCGGTCACGCCGCCCGAGAGATCCGACAGCAGATACAGCGCCGAACCGCCGAGCTCGTCGAGCGTGACGCCGCGGCGCAGCGGCGAATGCTTCTGCATGAACGCGAACATCGCTCGCGCCTCGCCGATGCCGGAGCCGGCGAGCGTGCGGATGGGGCCGGCGGAGATGGCGTTGACGCGGATACCGCGCGGCCCGAAATCGGAGGCGAGATAGCGCACCGAGGCTTCCAGCGCCGCCTTGGCTACACCCATCACGTTGTAATTCGGCATCGAGCGTTCCGAGGCGCCGAAGGTCAGCGTGATCATGCTGCCGCCATCCGTCATCAACTCGGCCGCGCGCTTTGCGACCTCGGTAAAGGAGAAGCAGGAGATCACCATGGTGCGCGAAAAATTCTCGCGGCTGGTGTCGGCGTAGCGGCCCTTCAGCTCGTTCTTGTCGGCAAAGCCGATGGCGTGGATGACGAAGTCGAGTTTGCCCCATTTTTCGCGGAGCACATCGAAGGTCGCATCGACGCTGGCGATGTCCTCGACGTCGCACGGCAGCACCAGCTCGACGCCGAGCTGCTCCGCCAGCGGCTTGACGCGCTTGCCGAGCGCCTCGCCCTGGAAGGTGAAGGCAAGCTCGGCGCCGTGGGCATGCAGCGTCTTCGCCATGCCCCAGGCGATCGAATGATCATTGGCAATGCCCATGATCAGACCGCGCTTGCCCTTCATTAGACCTTCCATTGCAAGACTACCTTCCGCAAAACGTGGATGGCCGGGACAAGCCCGGCCATGACGAGAAATTCAATGGTGTGTCAACGACGCCGTCACACGTCCATCCGGCTGAACACCAGCGTGGCGTTGGTGCCGCCGAAGCCGAACGAGTTCGACAGCACGGTGCCGATTTTGACGTTATCGATGCGCTTGCGTACGATCGGCATGTCGGCGAATACGGGATCGAGTTCCTGGATGTGCGCGCTCTCGCAGATGAAGCCGTTGTTCATCATCAGCAGCGAGTAGATCGCCTCCTGCACGCCGGTCGCGCCCAGCGAGTGGCCGGTCAGCGCCTTGGTCGCCGAGATCGGCGGGCACTTCTCGCCGGTGCCGAACACCTTGCGGAGCGCCTCGATCTCGGGCGGATCGCCCGCCGGCGTTGAGGTGGCATGTGGATTGATGTAGTCGACCTTGGTCTTCACCGTCGACATCGCCATGCGCATGCAGCGCTCGGCGCCTTCGCCCGACGGCGCGACCATGTCGTAGCCGTCAGAGGTCGCGCCATAGCCGACGATCTCGCCATAGATGCGCGCGCCGCGCGCCTTGGCATGCTCGAGCTCTTCCAGGACGAGGACTCCCGCGCCACCGGCGATGACAAAACCGTCACGGTTGACGTCGTAGGGACGCGAGGCGGTGGCAGGCGTGTCGTTGTACTTGGAGGACATCGCGCCCATGGCATCGAACAGCACCGATAGCGACCAGTCGAGCTCCTCGCAGCCGCCGGCGAAGATCACATCCTGCTTGCCGATCTGGATCGTTTCATAGGCATTGCCGACGCAGTGGTTCGACGTCGCGCAGGCCGAGGAGATCGAATAGTTCACGCCCTTGATCTTGAACCAGGTCGCGAGCGTCGCGGAGGCCGTCGACGACATCGCCTTCGGCACTGCAAACGGACCGACGCGCTTCGGCCCCTTGGTGCGGGTGATGTCGGCGGCTTCAACGATGGTGCGCGCCGACGGGCCGCCGGAGCCCATGATGATGCCGGTGCGGATGTTGGAGACTTCGTCGGGCGAGAGACCGGAGTCCTGGATCGCCTGCTCCATCGCGACGTGATTCCACGCCGCGCCCTGACCGAGGAAACGCATCGCGCGCCGGTCGACCACCGTCGAAGGATCGAGCGTCGGCGCACCTTGCACCTGCGAACGGAAGCCGAGCTCGGCATATTTCTCCGCCCGCGAAATGCCCGACTTCGCCTCGTGAAGGCTCGCAAGCACTTCCTGGGTGTTGTTTCCGATCGACGAGACGATACCCATCCCGGTGACCACAACCCGCCTCATGACAGCCTCGCCTAAATCGTTGTCTTCTTGGTGATGCGCGTTAGCCCAGGTTCACGCCCTGCTTGAACAGGCCGACCTTCAGATCCTTGGCGCGATAAATAATCTGGTCGTCGACCGAAAGCCATCCGTCGGCAATGCCGAGCACCAGCTTTGAACGCATCACGCGCTTGATGTCGACGTTGTACACAACCTTGCGGGCCTCGGGCAGCACCTGGCCGCTGAACTTTAATTCGCTGAGGCCAAGCGCTCGGCCGCGACCCTCGCCACCGGTCCAGCCCAGATAGAAGCCGACCATCTGCCACAGCGCATCGAGGCCGAGGCAGCCGGGCATGACGGGGTCGTTCTTGAAGTGGCAGCCGAAGAACCAGAGGTCCGGCTTCACGTCGAGCTCGGCGCGCACCAGCCCCTTGCCGAATTCGCCGCCATGGTCGTTAATTTCCGTGATGCGGTCGAACATGAGCATCGGCGGCAGCGGCAGCTGGGCGTTGCCCGGGCCGAACATCTCGCCGCGGGCACATGCCAGCAGATCTTCGTATTCGTAACCATTGCGCCTGTTGAGCATGCGGAAGCCTCTGTTCTAACCCCGATTGAGCGGCGTTTCTGGCAAAAATGGGCTCCGTTTTCGTTCGGAAAGCAACGCCTTTTGCCTCGTCAGCAGGCGCGAATGCCGAGTGCCCGATGGACCTGCGAACATGGGCTTGAGGACAAGGGCTTGCGACCCTGGCCTCAATGCCCGGCCGCCACATCAGGGCTAAGCGGAACCGCGCGCTCTCTAACACAGGCCTTTTCGGTGGCAAAGCGATCTCATGAAGGTAAAATGACGTGGCCTCAGGCCGGGTTCCTCTGCTAATTAGAACCACTCTAGTTGCGAGAAACTTGCATCTGCATCTACCTGTCCATATATTGCAGGTAGATAGTGTCCACGCGTGCCCAAATTTTGGAAATGAGCGAGAACAACGCGCCCCGTCACGATGAAGACGTCCAAGCGGCCCTTCTGTCCGGCCGCCAGCCGGCCCTGACCGGCTGCCCCTGGCACGACGTCAACGAAATGCTCCAGTCCGCCGGCCTGCGCCCGACACGCCAGCGCATGGCGCTCGGCTGGCTGCTGTTCGGCAAGGGTGCACGCCATCTCACGGCTGAAATGCTCTACGAGGAAGCGACCCTGGCCAAGGTCCCGGTCTCGCTCGCGACCGTCTACAACACGCTGAATCAGCTGACCGATGCCGGCCTGCTGCGTCAGGTCAGCGTCGACGGCACCAAGACCTATTTCGACACCAACGTCACCACCCACCACCATTACTACC
Coding sequences within it:
- the katG gene encoding catalase/peroxidase HPI, translated to MDDTSKCPFSGGKRVPANRDWWPTNLSIEMLHKNSSLSDPMGEAFDYAKEFKTLDLNAVIKDLTALMTDSQEWWPADFGHYGGLMIRMAWHSAGTYRITDGRGGAGAGQQRFAPLNSWPDNANLDKARRLLWPIKQKYGRKISWADLMVLAGNVALESMGFKTFGFAGGRADVWEPEELYWGPEGTWLGDERYSGERQLAEPLGAVQMGLIYVNPEGPNGKPDPLAAAKDIRETFFRMAMNDEETVALIAGGHTFGKTHGAGDPSLVGPEPEAGALEDQGLGWKSKHASGLAGDSITSGLEVTWTTTPTKWSNNFFENLFKYEWELTKSPGGANQWTAKGADAIIPDPFDKSKKHRPTMLTTDLSLRFDPAYEKISRRFLENPDQFADAFARAWFKLTHRDMGPIQRYLGPLVPKETLIWQDPIPAVNHELVSDQDIAALKSKILASGLSVSELVSTAWASASTFRGSDKRGGANGARIRLAPQKDWEVNQPAQLAKVLGKLEAIQKEFSVGAKKVSLADLIVLGGTAAVEKAAKDAGVDVKVGFTPGRMDASQEQTDAASFAPLEPRADGFRNYVGKKQQFLQQEEALVDRAQLLKLTGPELTVLVGGLRVLGANANGSKHGVFTSKVGTLSNDYVVNLLDMSTAWTPAADGSYEGRDRKTNAVKWTATRADLIFGSHSQLRAFAEVYASSDAKQQFVADFAKAWTKVMNLDRFDIAAS
- a CDS encoding hydrogen peroxide-inducible genes activator, whose product is MINLTLRQLRYFDALARHGHFGRAAEACSISQPALSMQIKELEEALGGLLLERSARQVALTRFGEELAQRVRDILRSVDELGDFARASQDRFAGRLRIGMIPTIAPYLLPKITKNLTRMHPELDIRVRETMTPRLIQELVEGRLDTAIVALPVSEPSLTEVALFEEKFLLVRPGTDAGTPAPSREMMREMRLLLLEEGHCFRDQALSFCNMQSAPPREMLDANSLSTLVQMVSAGIGVTLIPEMAVSVETRSASVSLSRFRDPEPSRTIGMVWRKTSPLARQLLQISEVVCLSAGKARPRQAARSQKV
- a CDS encoding GNAT family N-acetyltransferase; the encoded protein is MSDPIIRPARTDEYDEIGRVWMESWVSTGLAEASNFLLANLRARIRREIEDGWSLFVADDQGAIAAMLALHLPKLYLDQLFVAPSYQGRSIGRQLLAFTRTQLPDEIELRCVRENEKAWRWYEREGFEFEREEISPVTGFTMKCYRWQRR
- a CDS encoding glutathione S-transferase family protein, with the translated sequence MIKLYWSPRSRSFSTLWLMEESGLPYERVLTDISTGAQKAPDYLKINPMGKVPALADGDAALGEAAAICAYVADRYPETKLAPDVTDPRRARYLQWLFFSPSCIEPAIIQIFTKIEVPTSTAAWGSATQVFDVLEAALEKGPWILGEEFSAADITIGAGLNFAVRLFKMVPSRPAFDAYIARCMARPAFQRAEKIAAG
- the fabI gene encoding enoyl-ACP reductase FabI, with amino-acid sequence MEGLMKGKRGLIMGIANDHSIAWGMAKTLHAHGAELAFTFQGEALGKRVKPLAEQLGVELVLPCDVEDIASVDATFDVLREKWGKLDFVIHAIGFADKNELKGRYADTSRENFSRTMVISCFSFTEVAKRAAELMTDGGSMITLTFGASERSMPNYNVMGVAKAALEASVRYLASDFGPRGIRVNAISAGPIRTLAGSGIGEARAMFAFMQKHSPLRRGVTLDELGGSALYLLSDLSGGVTGEIHYVDSGYNIVLMPRPDDLKTPE